The following coding sequences are from one Paenibacillus stellifer window:
- a CDS encoding phage tail tape measure protein, with protein MAGRSREYDIAFQLRGLVDPSFRRTTDNAEQQIQELERAIREMSRNGGFDDLRRDARQTEGAFDSLRERAESFKDTLAKVAEFTGAKKLIDMATGSLEDVVGTIGDQNDAMAQLQASTGMTAEQMEQMNVIAKDLYKQNYGEGFDDLGEAMATVKQVTNQTGSELENTTKTAIAFRDVFKEDIPESLKASDTLVKKFGITSDQAYNLMAQGAQKGLNKSGDLLDTTNEYAVYFKTMGYNANEMFDIFSAGMENGAFSLDKVADSVKEFGIRIKDGSDTTGDALFTLFQAADVSDFAKALKKGGEKTKEFAQLVKLSGKDTANVIKDQLKKGGAVEQSAINRLKQVLGSGQQVMDGISKGSISGKKAMEMVIEKLKLIKDPVEQSSLAVALFGTQWEDMESNVVLALGNARQQFDATKQTMEEVAKVKYDTLTQQFQTIGREIMTDLIIPIGEDLMPVLSDLANWMSDHKNMVEFLALGAPAALIGKNAVKIIGKLGKIGRAAEGATGAAGGFNTALGLLTNPVGLAITGVGLLTTGVIAYKQHQKEARKELLNMGGSLERAYSGYKEVDQASKHTQNLIAEYDRLTGKINNAKTPAAELTEARRKLKKVEQELIDMNPDILSAEGSKNEKFRDQLGLVQKINSAQSEMSKRDFEHALMDAEGKMPELESTYKDLVADLDKQNAAYEKAKKQYADYMEYKKQYLKINDSNSSDEEKSKQRDELASKIQAATGMDYRNNWANMMYDVSKIEKSFDNYHEKIKTTENEMADAQNSISQYYEMQSKAIEEKLGGSIESMAGKYQNMSDAEKKRFDQAMRDIADLNREMDLLPTDKKINIDVIYKQAGLYMPKAPKTVQDITTSLFPKQQQKMMGYADGGIATEASIFGEAGPEIAIPLNNKSRSHSLLDTANDLMGHSSTGDINASFSFKITVNGGGTDVAVQVKKAIQDIQPTLERQLAALSERRGRVSMRG; from the coding sequence ATTGATATGGCTACCGGCTCCCTGGAGGATGTAGTCGGAACGATCGGCGACCAGAATGATGCAATGGCGCAGCTGCAAGCCTCCACGGGCATGACTGCGGAGCAAATGGAGCAGATGAACGTCATCGCCAAGGACCTGTATAAGCAGAACTACGGCGAGGGTTTTGACGACCTGGGCGAAGCCATGGCTACCGTGAAGCAGGTCACGAACCAAACCGGTAGTGAACTGGAAAACACGACGAAGACAGCGATCGCATTCCGAGACGTGTTCAAGGAGGATATCCCCGAGTCGCTGAAAGCTTCGGACACGTTGGTCAAAAAGTTCGGTATCACCTCGGATCAGGCCTATAATCTGATGGCTCAAGGTGCTCAAAAGGGCCTAAATAAATCCGGAGATTTGCTGGATACCACGAACGAATATGCTGTCTACTTTAAGACGATGGGTTACAACGCCAATGAAATGTTCGATATTTTCAGCGCCGGCATGGAGAATGGGGCATTTTCGCTTGATAAGGTGGCGGATTCAGTCAAGGAATTCGGTATCCGAATTAAAGATGGATCGGACACAACTGGCGACGCACTATTCACGCTCTTCCAGGCTGCAGATGTCAGTGATTTTGCAAAAGCGCTGAAAAAGGGCGGGGAAAAGACCAAAGAGTTCGCCCAATTGGTGAAGCTATCCGGTAAGGATACAGCCAATGTGATCAAAGATCAACTTAAAAAAGGCGGCGCAGTAGAGCAATCTGCCATCAATCGGCTCAAGCAGGTACTTGGTAGCGGTCAGCAAGTAATGGACGGTATATCTAAAGGGTCGATCTCCGGCAAAAAAGCGATGGAAATGGTCATCGAAAAGCTTAAGCTAATCAAGGACCCTGTGGAACAAAGCTCTCTGGCTGTAGCTCTTTTTGGTACACAGTGGGAAGACATGGAATCTAATGTCGTCCTCGCACTCGGCAACGCTCGGCAGCAATTCGACGCCACTAAGCAGACCATGGAAGAGGTCGCAAAGGTCAAATATGACACGCTGACTCAACAATTCCAGACGATCGGCCGAGAAATCATGACCGACTTGATTATCCCGATTGGCGAGGATTTGATGCCGGTTTTGTCCGATCTGGCTAATTGGATGAGTGATCATAAAAATATGGTCGAATTTCTGGCTTTGGGCGCTCCAGCTGCCCTGATTGGCAAGAATGCGGTCAAGATTATCGGCAAACTTGGTAAAATCGGGCGAGCTGCCGAAGGGGCTACGGGAGCGGCTGGAGGATTTAACACTGCTCTTGGGTTATTAACGAACCCTGTAGGGTTAGCTATAACTGGCGTTGGTTTATTAACAACCGGAGTCATTGCTTATAAGCAACATCAAAAAGAAGCACGGAAAGAGCTTCTTAATATGGGCGGTTCTCTTGAAAGGGCATACTCAGGATATAAGGAAGTTGATCAGGCCTCAAAACATACCCAGAATTTAATTGCTGAATACGATCGGCTAACCGGGAAAATCAATAATGCCAAGACGCCAGCAGCTGAGTTGACCGAAGCTAGGCGAAAATTAAAAAAAGTGGAGCAAGAACTCATTGACATGAATCCGGATATTCTCAGTGCAGAGGGATCGAAGAATGAAAAATTCCGTGATCAATTGGGCCTTGTTCAGAAAATTAACTCTGCACAATCCGAAATGAGTAAGCGCGATTTTGAGCATGCTCTTATGGATGCTGAAGGAAAGATGCCTGAACTGGAGAGCACTTATAAAGATCTTGTTGCTGACCTGGACAAGCAAAATGCTGCTTATGAAAAAGCGAAAAAACAATATGCAGATTACATGGAATATAAGAAACAGTACCTGAAGATAAACGACAGCAATTCAAGCGATGAAGAGAAGAGCAAACAGCGTGATGAGCTAGCTTCGAAAATTCAGGCAGCTACCGGAATGGATTACAGAAACAACTGGGCTAATATGATGTACGATGTGTCTAAGATTGAAAAGTCGTTCGATAACTATCACGAAAAAATCAAGACTACCGAAAATGAAATGGCAGATGCGCAAAACAGCATTTCACAGTATTACGAAATGCAGTCTAAAGCGATCGAGGAGAAGCTCGGCGGATCGATCGAGAGTATGGCAGGTAAATACCAAAACATGTCTGACGCCGAAAAGAAAAGGTTTGATCAGGCGATGCGCGATATCGCTGACCTTAATCGAGAAATGGACCTGCTTCCAACCGATAAGAAGATCAATATTGACGTCATCTATAAACAAGCGGGTCTATACATGCCTAAAGCTCCGAAAACAGTACAAGACATAACCACGTCTCTATTCCCAAAGCAGCAACAGAAAATGATGGGTTACGCCGATGGCGGTATAGCGACGGAGGCATCCATCTTCGGTGAGGCTGGACCCGAAATCGCGATCCCGTTGAATAATAAATCCCGGTCGCACTCGCTGCTGGACACAGCTAATGATTTGATGGGCCATAGCAGCACTGGTGATATTAACGCCAGCTTTAGTTTTAAAATAACTGTTAATGGCGGCGGGACGGATGTAGCGGTTCAAGTCAAAAAGGCTATCCAGGACATTCAGCCAACTTTGGAACGCCAACTAGCAGCATTATCGGAACGAAGAGGAAGAGTTTCGATGAGAGGTTAA
- a CDS encoding DUF3102 domain-containing protein yields MLFRDYGTIKILTPILNCTAKINSYKQVAGQSLFEIGKRLKHVKENDLAAGDFKQWATEFCDFDASTASRFIQAYEQFGDATSHLPAGKIFEMLSLPESVDRTEFIEQEHVVPCCSLLITYTP; encoded by the coding sequence ATATTATTTCGTGACTATGGAACTATAAAAATACTTACTCCTATTCTCAATTGCACAGCCAAGATCAATAGTTACAAGCAGGTTGCCGGGCAGTCGCTCTTTGAGATCGGCAAACGGCTGAAGCATGTGAAAGAGAATGACCTTGCTGCTGGTGATTTCAAGCAATGGGCTACAGAGTTCTGTGATTTTGATGCGTCAACAGCATCACGGTTCATCCAAGCGTATGAACAATTTGGAGATGCGACGTCGCATCTACCGGCAGGGAAGATTTTCGAAATGCTCTCCCTACCCGAGTCGGTTGACCGCACAGAATTCATTGAGCAGGAGCATGTCGTTCCTTGCTGTTCTTTGCTCATAACATACACTCCTTAA
- a CDS encoding sporulation protein Cse60, whose translation MPKVKIFYSESPERLEDDINEFLNGGEVSDVIDIKFSTSAVALPDERHGTADPMGLFSALVFYREKIEPVDPGSFFSFG comes from the coding sequence ATGCCGAAGGTAAAGATCTTCTATTCGGAAAGCCCTGAGAGGCTTGAGGACGATATTAATGAATTCCTTAATGGCGGAGAAGTAAGTGATGTTATTGATATCAAATTCAGTACAAGCGCGGTCGCATTACCCGATGAGCGCCATGGCACTGCTGATCCAATGGGGCTGTTCTCTGCTCTTGTATTCTACCGGGAAAAAATTGAACCTGTAGATCCCGGATCGTTTTTTTCTTTTGGTTAA
- the rsmD gene encoding 16S rRNA (guanine(966)-N(2))-methyltransferase RsmD, with product MRVVSGTAKGRPLKSVPGTGTRPTTDKVKEAIFSMIGPYFDGGSVLDLFAGTGGLGIEALSRGMESAVFIDMENKAIDTVRSNLQAAGLAAQAEVFRNDAKKALGALEKRGRSFDLVFLDPPYRHKFGDELMVSMADKGLLQNEAVIVLEHESGYEYPEHIEGFSRLRHSVYGETAVSIYRYGSGDEPGADQEEGI from the coding sequence GTGAGAGTGGTGTCGGGCACAGCGAAAGGAAGGCCGCTGAAGAGTGTCCCCGGAACCGGGACGCGTCCTACGACCGATAAGGTCAAGGAAGCGATATTCAGCATGATCGGCCCTTATTTTGACGGAGGCAGCGTCCTTGATTTATTCGCCGGAACGGGCGGCCTCGGGATTGAGGCGCTTAGCCGTGGTATGGAGAGCGCCGTTTTTATCGATATGGAGAACAAGGCAATTGATACGGTCCGCAGTAACTTACAGGCAGCCGGATTGGCCGCACAGGCAGAGGTCTTTAGAAATGATGCCAAAAAAGCGCTGGGCGCCTTGGAGAAGAGAGGCCGCAGTTTTGATCTCGTTTTTTTGGACCCGCCATATCGTCATAAATTCGGAGATGAGCTGATGGTCTCCATGGCGGACAAAGGGCTTCTACAGAACGAAGCCGTTATCGTGTTGGAACACGAATCGGGATATGAATATCCCGAGCATATAGAGGGTTTCAGTCGGCTGCGCCATTCCGTTTATGGTGAAACAGCGGTGTCTATTTATCGTTATGGCAGCGGCGATGAGCCGGGCGCCGATCAGGAAGAGGGGATTTGA
- the coaD gene encoding pantetheine-phosphate adenylyltransferase has translation MSLQIREERIAIYPGSFDPVTLGHIDIIERAAKQFDRLIVAVLNNYSKNPLFTVDERTELLRQVTSHLPNVEVDSFRDLLANYARQKNARVIVRGIRTVTDFEYELQIATTNSKLNPEAETIFMMTNPKYSYLSSSVVKEIGHFGGDVSDFVTPEVERALKAKFSGSADSGAK, from the coding sequence ATGAGTTTGCAGATCAGAGAGGAACGAATCGCTATTTATCCCGGAAGCTTTGATCCGGTGACACTGGGACATATCGATATTATTGAACGCGCCGCCAAGCAGTTTGACCGGCTGATCGTGGCCGTGCTGAACAATTATAGTAAAAATCCGCTGTTCACGGTGGACGAGCGTACGGAGCTTCTCAGGCAGGTCACATCACATTTACCAAATGTAGAAGTCGACAGCTTCCGGGATTTGCTCGCCAATTATGCGAGGCAAAAGAACGCCCGTGTTATCGTGCGGGGCATCCGGACCGTCACCGACTTCGAATACGAGCTGCAGATCGCTACGACCAACAGCAAGCTCAATCCCGAAGCGGAGACGATCTTCATGATGACCAACCCCAAATACTCCTATTTGAGCTCCAGCGTCGTGAAGGAGATTGGACATTTTGGAGGCGATGTCTCGGATTTCGTAACGCCAGAAGTCGAACGAGCACTGAAAGCGAAATTCAGCGGGAGCGCAGATAGCGGCGCGAAATGA
- a CDS encoding nucleoside recognition domain-containing protein, which produces MSRYPAAVLRRTAPFLSGGIALLLAGAIIQSPESSFAASLQGLKLWWTLVFPALMPFLMLSEMLNASGFVHAAGVLMEPLIRPLFRLPGSAGWALALGMTSGFPGGAHSAALLHKQERLSGEEAGRLASLAHFASPVTILIVIGSAMLHSPAIGYGLLAIHWLAGLAAGITLSRRAPRRDTAPAAAPTPPQPVSAAAGQGSPQRRSSLTRRAMAAAAEARARDGRGFGRLLGDSVASAVQNLMLAGGCIIAFAVAAHIAGRLLPQLPGSLRAGLLEVHLGAQALVSAGGALPGGITGPLGLALLSALLGWGGLCSQLLALAALKPAGVKFLSFAGGRLLHGLYAFLLALAFYRPLMAMRQAALPAFGPAYLPAADGGETMAVWSFTPELLLAFLALLCGLIACSGAALIISRRYLRSR; this is translated from the coding sequence ATGAGCCGATATCCGGCCGCCGTATTACGAAGAACGGCCCCTTTCCTGTCCGGTGGCATCGCCCTGCTGCTCGCCGGAGCGATCATCCAATCGCCCGAAAGCTCCTTCGCTGCGTCTCTGCAGGGTCTGAAGCTGTGGTGGACGCTGGTCTTTCCGGCTCTGATGCCCTTTCTGATGCTCTCGGAAATGCTGAACGCCTCCGGCTTCGTTCATGCCGCAGGCGTACTGATGGAGCCTCTGATCCGCCCCCTCTTCCGGCTTCCGGGCAGCGCGGGCTGGGCGCTTGCGCTCGGGATGACCTCCGGCTTCCCCGGAGGTGCCCACAGCGCCGCCCTGCTGCACAAGCAGGAGCGGCTAAGCGGCGAAGAAGCGGGCCGGCTTGCTTCGCTGGCCCACTTCGCCAGCCCGGTCACGATCCTCATCGTGATCGGTTCGGCCATGCTGCACAGCCCCGCCATCGGCTACGGGCTGCTGGCGATCCACTGGCTCGCGGGGCTTGCCGCGGGCATTACGCTGTCCCGGCGGGCACCGCGCCGGGACACTGCACCGGCTGCGGCTCCTACGCCGCCGCAGCCGGTGAGCGCCGCTGCCGGGCAGGGCAGCCCGCAGCGGCGCTCGTCCTTGACGCGGCGGGCGATGGCCGCCGCTGCCGAGGCGCGGGCACGGGACGGCCGCGGCTTCGGCAGGCTGCTCGGCGACTCGGTCGCGTCCGCCGTGCAGAATCTGATGCTGGCCGGAGGCTGCATCATTGCGTTCGCCGTGGCGGCCCATATCGCCGGCCGCCTGCTGCCCCAGCTGCCCGGCTCTCTGCGCGCCGGGCTGCTCGAGGTGCACCTCGGAGCGCAAGCGCTCGTCTCCGCCGGAGGCGCGCTGCCCGGCGGAATTACGGGACCGCTTGGACTGGCGCTCCTCTCGGCGCTTCTCGGCTGGGGCGGACTCTGCTCCCAGCTGCTGGCGCTTGCCGCACTGAAGCCGGCTGGCGTCAAGTTTCTTTCATTTGCAGGAGGCAGGCTGCTGCACGGCCTATACGCCTTCCTGCTTGCGCTCGCGTTTTACCGTCCGCTTATGGCGATGCGTCAGGCTGCGCTGCCCGCATTCGGACCCGCATACCTTCCGGCAGCAGATGGTGGAGAGACTATGGCGGTCTGGAGCTTCACTCCCGAGCTGCTTCTAGCATTTCTTGCACTCCTGTGCGGTCTGATCGCATGCTCGGGTGCTGCTTTAATCATTTCGCGCCGCTATCTGCGCTCCCGCTGA
- a CDS encoding SepM family pheromone-processing serine protease, whose product MNRMRTKTGVRAAAYLFTLIILVYVIVFMATPYVVYQPGGANEVAPMIKVENEDKSESGTFMMTTVSASYANVALLIYSALNPNAEIDKKSKRLGNQTEEEYAATQVYYMSSSQSNAVEAAYNAARIPYEDKTEYLFVFSVPGETGTKQLQPGDKIISVAGQHVTDTEALSKLLSARKIGDQVEVVLNRSGKDMTEKITLVPIQDKGKTEPRPGLGVVIGAMQKVEPSEKGRGVSFTDTDVGGPSAGLMFTMEIYNRLTPGDLTKGYMVAGTGTIDPDGKVGAIGGVQFKIVAADRKGAEIFFVPAANYDTAKAKADKIGSQMKLVKVTSLKDALDYMNKLPVKS is encoded by the coding sequence TTGAACCGGATGAGAACCAAGACGGGGGTCCGCGCGGCGGCCTATTTGTTCACCCTGATCATTCTGGTGTATGTGATCGTCTTCATGGCAACGCCTTATGTCGTGTACCAGCCGGGAGGAGCCAACGAAGTGGCTCCCATGATCAAGGTGGAGAATGAAGACAAGAGCGAATCCGGAACCTTCATGATGACGACCGTGTCGGCCAGCTATGCGAATGTGGCCCTTCTGATCTATTCCGCGCTGAATCCGAATGCGGAGATTGATAAAAAGTCCAAACGGCTGGGCAACCAGACCGAAGAGGAATACGCGGCCACCCAGGTGTACTATATGAGCAGCTCACAGTCCAATGCGGTGGAAGCGGCCTACAACGCGGCGAGAATCCCATACGAGGACAAAACGGAATATCTCTTTGTCTTCTCGGTACCGGGCGAGACTGGCACGAAGCAGCTGCAGCCGGGCGACAAAATCATCAGCGTCGCTGGACAGCATGTGACGGACACGGAAGCGCTGAGCAAGCTGCTGTCCGCCCGCAAAATCGGAGACCAGGTGGAAGTTGTCTTGAACCGGAGCGGCAAGGACATGACGGAGAAGATTACATTGGTCCCGATCCAGGATAAAGGCAAGACGGAGCCTCGGCCGGGCCTTGGCGTCGTAATCGGAGCGATGCAAAAGGTGGAACCATCGGAAAAGGGAAGGGGAGTCAGCTTCACGGATACGGATGTCGGCGGTCCTTCTGCCGGGCTGATGTTCACGATGGAGATTTATAATCGGCTTACTCCTGGCGATCTGACAAAAGGATACATGGTTGCGGGGACCGGCACGATCGATCCTGACGGTAAAGTCGGGGCGATCGGAGGCGTTCAGTTTAAAATCGTTGCCGCCGACCGGAAAGGCGCCGAAATCTTCTTCGTACCGGCTGCCAATTATGACACCGCCAAGGCCAAGGCCGACAAAATCGGCAGCCAAATGAAGCTTGTCAAGGTAACAAGCCTGAAGGATGCGCTCGACTATATGAACAAGCTGCCGGTCAAATCATGA
- a CDS encoding tRNA(Met) cytidine acetate ligase, whose protein sequence is MPTVGIIAEYNPLHNGHVHHFLEAKRLSGAERAVVVMSGPFTQRGEPALISKRARTEMALMMGADLVLELPVGYALQPAEWFAYGAVALLEASGVVDSLIFGSEAGSLDELLPLSRLLADESGSLKAELRRRLALGEPFPAAYSAAAAQAFRREAEGAPETDAALPVLAWEAAESALRGPNNSLGLHYLIALRRLGSGIKPLTVPRLGAGFHDPAAPGATIASATAIRALLQEGASPADYMPGYALDILKREQAAGRGPLSWDSFKSPLLHLLLSRPPEELSLLLGVDEGLEHRLAKVIAGLDVFTVSGLLAGLKSKRYTYTRLQRMLAHILLGHSKDENTSGKLAQGPGYIRVLGFRSSGRELLKEMKQKASLPVVLSPSRLQHPQLSRDIQAASVYAAAFASPDRGELYGDYLKPPVMI, encoded by the coding sequence TTGCCGACAGTAGGAATTATTGCCGAGTACAACCCGTTGCATAACGGACATGTGCATCATTTTTTGGAAGCCAAGCGGCTGTCCGGCGCGGAGCGGGCCGTCGTCGTCATGAGCGGCCCATTCACCCAGCGCGGTGAGCCGGCGCTCATTAGCAAGCGCGCCCGTACAGAAATGGCGCTCATGATGGGCGCCGATCTCGTCCTTGAGCTGCCCGTCGGCTACGCGCTCCAGCCCGCCGAATGGTTCGCTTACGGCGCCGTGGCCCTCCTGGAAGCGTCAGGCGTCGTGGACAGCCTGATCTTCGGCAGCGAGGCAGGCAGCCTAGACGAGCTGCTGCCGCTGTCCAGGCTGCTCGCTGATGAGAGCGGCAGCCTGAAAGCCGAGCTCCGGCGCCGCCTGGCGCTCGGCGAGCCCTTCCCCGCCGCCTACAGCGCGGCGGCGGCCCAGGCCTTCCGGCGCGAAGCCGAAGGCGCGCCGGAGACGGACGCGGCTCTCCCAGTCCTGGCTTGGGAAGCGGCGGAGTCCGCTCTTCGCGGCCCGAACAACAGCCTCGGGCTGCACTATCTCATCGCGCTCCGCCGGCTCGGCAGCGGCATCAAGCCGCTGACCGTTCCGCGCCTTGGAGCGGGATTCCATGATCCAGCGGCGCCTGGAGCGACGATCGCAAGCGCAACCGCCATCCGGGCGCTGCTGCAGGAGGGCGCTTCTCCGGCAGATTATATGCCGGGTTACGCCCTGGACATTTTGAAGCGCGAGCAGGCAGCAGGCAGAGGGCCGCTGAGCTGGGACAGCTTCAAGAGCCCTCTTCTCCATCTGCTGCTGAGCCGCCCTCCGGAAGAGTTGTCCCTGCTGCTGGGAGTGGACGAAGGACTCGAGCACCGGCTCGCAAAAGTTATCGCCGGACTCGACGTCTTTACAGTAAGCGGACTGCTTGCCGGTCTCAAGAGCAAGCGCTATACCTATACCCGGCTGCAGCGCATGCTGGCCCATATATTGCTCGGGCACAGCAAAGATGAAAATACTTCAGGTAAACTCGCACAAGGGCCGGGTTACATCCGGGTGCTGGGCTTCCGCAGCAGCGGACGGGAGCTCCTGAAGGAGATGAAACAGAAAGCCTCACTGCCCGTCGTCCTCTCCCCCTCCAGGCTGCAGCACCCCCAGCTCAGCCGGGACATCCAGGCCGCTTCCGTATACGCGGCTGCCTTCGCTTCGCCTGATCGCGGCGAACTCTACGGTGATTATTTGAAGCCGCCGGTCATGATTTGA
- a CDS encoding YceD family protein, whose translation MKFHFRKIANADGPLHFHETVDVSEAVKGRKDILNVSPLSAELDALPAGTDIVAVEGKLSGDADMLCARCLNLVKTHMDIPFAEAFKWGKEPAVPDEDEDEDLIYVSDETVDLKPYVEENYLLHLPLSVLCADDCKGLCPTCGHNLNEGPCSCDNTVIDPRLAGLKDFFK comes from the coding sequence ATGAAATTTCACTTTCGCAAAATTGCAAATGCCGACGGGCCGCTTCATTTCCATGAAACTGTGGACGTGAGCGAAGCCGTTAAAGGGCGCAAGGATATTTTGAACGTATCGCCGTTATCGGCCGAGCTCGATGCGCTGCCCGCGGGCACGGATATCGTGGCCGTGGAGGGTAAGCTGAGCGGGGATGCAGACATGCTATGTGCGCGTTGCTTGAATTTAGTCAAGACCCATATGGATATTCCTTTTGCCGAAGCGTTCAAATGGGGCAAGGAACCGGCAGTACCGGATGAAGACGAGGATGAGGATTTGATCTATGTGTCCGATGAGACAGTGGATTTGAAGCCTTATGTCGAGGAGAACTATTTGCTCCATCTTCCGCTGTCCGTGCTTTGCGCTGATGATTGCAAGGGACTATGTCCCACTTGCGGTCATAATTTGAATGAAGGCCCCTGCAGTTGCGACAACACCGTGATCGACCCGCGTCTTGCCGGGTTGAAGGATTTTTTTAAATGA
- the rpmF gene encoding 50S ribosomal protein L32: MAVPQRRTSKTRRDKRRTHFKLVVPGMVKCEQCGELKLAHHVCKVCGTYKAREIIKQ; the protein is encoded by the coding sequence ATGGCAGTACCTCAACGTAGAACGTCCAAGACACGCCGTGACAAGCGTCGTACGCACTTTAAGCTGGTTGTCCCGGGCATGGTGAAATGTGAACAATGCGGTGAACTGAAGCTTGCTCACCACGTTTGCAAAGTATGCGGAACGTACAAGGCAAGAGAGATCATCAAGCAATAA
- the fapR gene encoding transcription factor FapR: MSKKERQRQLLLIIDDNPFVTDRELTRQLKVSIQTIRLDRMELGIPELRERMKQMAEHSYDQVRSLPADEVVGDIVDLQLDKSGISIFEIREEHVFSRNGIARGHYVFAQANSLAVAVINDEIALTASADIRFVRMVRLGEKCISKAYVRSLAGRKGKAEVEVYTYVGEEMVFQGHFVVYRSAGEEYSEGGSRHADRH, from the coding sequence ATATCGAAGAAAGAACGCCAGCGGCAGCTGCTGCTAATTATAGACGATAATCCTTTTGTGACCGACCGGGAATTAACCCGGCAGCTGAAGGTCAGTATTCAGACGATTCGGCTGGACCGGATGGAGCTGGGCATTCCCGAGCTGAGAGAGCGCATGAAGCAGATGGCGGAGCACAGCTACGATCAAGTAAGATCCCTGCCGGCCGACGAGGTGGTAGGCGATATTGTCGATCTTCAGCTGGACAAGAGCGGGATTTCCATATTCGAGATCCGTGAGGAGCATGTCTTCTCCCGTAACGGAATCGCCCGCGGCCACTACGTGTTCGCTCAGGCCAATTCCCTGGCGGTCGCTGTTATCAATGATGAAATTGCACTTACAGCGTCGGCGGATATACGCTTCGTCCGTATGGTCCGTCTTGGAGAGAAATGCATTTCCAAAGCTTATGTCCGCTCATTGGCAGGGCGCAAGGGAAAAGCCGAGGTCGAAGTGTATACGTATGTAGGCGAGGAAATGGTTTTTCAAGGCCATTTTGTCGTGTATCGGTCGGCTGGGGAAGAATACAGCGAAGGGGGAAGCCGACATGCAGATCGCCATTGA
- the plsX gene encoding phosphate acyltransferase PlsX yields the protein MQIAIDAMGGDHAPESNVEGALSAAAEWKDTQIVLVGDEAKLAPLLKDKPSNVTVRHASEVIGPDDEPVKAVRRKKDSSMVVAGRMVKEGEAEAMISAGNTGALMTTGLLVVGRMQGIERPALAPMIPTLDDVGVLALDLGANMDAEPQHLVQYAMMGSIYRNKVHGLANPRVGLLNVGTEAGKGSKLTKEAFPLLEQLPGINFVGNVEARDVLTGNCDVLVCDGFAGNILLKTLEGTAGAMFSLLKEQFSKSLKTKLAAAMLMSELRSLKGKLDYKEHGGAPLLGLSGLVVKGHGSSDGNAIKNAVRQARLALSSGLVPGISKEISGK from the coding sequence ATGCAGATCGCCATTGACGCCATGGGCGGGGATCATGCGCCGGAGAGCAATGTAGAGGGCGCTTTATCCGCCGCCGCGGAATGGAAGGATACGCAGATCGTGCTTGTAGGCGATGAAGCAAAGCTGGCGCCGCTTCTCAAGGACAAGCCGTCCAATGTGACGGTCCGGCATGCCAGTGAAGTGATCGGTCCTGACGATGAGCCAGTCAAGGCCGTCAGAAGGAAGAAGGATTCGTCAATGGTCGTCGCCGGCCGCATGGTGAAGGAAGGCGAAGCCGAGGCGATGATCTCGGCGGGCAACACAGGCGCGCTGATGACGACCGGTCTGCTGGTCGTAGGTAGAATGCAGGGGATTGAACGCCCGGCTCTGGCGCCCATGATCCCCACACTGGATGACGTCGGTGTGCTTGCGCTGGACCTGGGCGCGAATATGGACGCCGAACCGCAGCATCTTGTACAGTATGCCATGATGGGCAGTATTTACCGCAATAAGGTGCACGGTTTGGCGAACCCCCGTGTAGGTCTGCTGAACGTCGGGACGGAAGCCGGAAAAGGCAGCAAGCTGACGAAGGAAGCTTTCCCTCTGCTGGAGCAGCTTCCCGGAATCAACTTTGTCGGGAATGTGGAAGCCCGGGATGTTCTGACCGGAAACTGCGACGTTCTGGTGTGCGACGGTTTTGCCGGCAATATTCTGCTGAAGACGCTTGAGGGCACGGCGGGGGCGATGTTCTCGCTGCTGAAAGAGCAGTTCTCCAAGTCACTTAAGACGAAGCTGGCAGCTGCGATGCTGATGTCCGAGCTGCGCAGCCTCAAAGGCAAGCTGGATTACAAGGAGCATGGCGGCGCTCCGCTGCTGGGATTAAGCGGCCTAGTCGTCAAAGGACACGGCTCGTCGGACGGCAATGCGATCAAGAACGCGGTCCGTCAGGCGCGGCTTGCATTGTCTTCGGGTCTAGTGCCCGGCATATCCAAGGAAATTAGCGGGAAGTGA